One genomic segment of Actinoplanes ianthinogenes includes these proteins:
- a CDS encoding serine/threonine protein kinase: protein MTTQDQDAIDATETRPCAHCGRPVPQRASAGRPFRYCRDNDGECQRASRNVRMRHRSSPGLAGSVARAWEVVDRLDQMVGTLTEALHSEMSPAGVERQVAEVRAETSRAVAAAHGERDDARRDAEQAATATAAAQQIAAAATAERDEARQRATEAERAAEEAGKREQAAVEARDEAVRAATAAVALRERAEAERDAAADELSVTRRELQETKGQRDGAERELAAALREHNEFRQTAEQAADRAEESLAAARAEAGKLREAAERADHRARDAETAAAEAAARAERSAAEVASVREELAAVAADRDALRRAVADLDRVRKDLARAGDERADVERRLAAARADADAAHQRVAQLTGQVSDLASALATLGSSRPAAAPAQATSPELRSATT from the coding sequence ATGACGACGCAGGACCAGGACGCCATCGACGCGACCGAGACTCGACCCTGTGCCCACTGCGGGCGGCCCGTGCCGCAGCGGGCCTCCGCCGGACGGCCGTTCCGTTACTGCCGGGACAACGACGGCGAGTGCCAGCGTGCCTCCCGCAACGTGCGGATGCGGCATCGCTCCTCGCCCGGGCTGGCCGGTTCGGTGGCGCGGGCCTGGGAGGTGGTGGACCGCCTCGACCAGATGGTCGGCACGCTGACCGAGGCGCTGCACTCGGAGATGTCGCCGGCCGGGGTCGAGCGGCAGGTCGCCGAGGTGCGGGCGGAGACTTCGCGGGCGGTGGCGGCCGCGCACGGCGAGCGGGACGACGCGCGGCGCGACGCCGAGCAGGCGGCGACCGCGACGGCGGCGGCTCAGCAGATCGCGGCGGCGGCGACCGCGGAGCGGGACGAGGCGCGGCAGCGGGCGACCGAGGCGGAGCGGGCCGCGGAGGAGGCCGGCAAGCGGGAGCAGGCCGCGGTCGAGGCGCGGGACGAGGCGGTGCGGGCCGCTACGGCCGCGGTGGCGCTGCGCGAGCGGGCCGAGGCGGAGCGGGACGCGGCGGCCGACGAGCTGTCCGTGACGCGGCGCGAGTTGCAGGAGACCAAGGGGCAGCGCGACGGCGCGGAACGCGAGCTGGCCGCGGCGTTGCGCGAGCACAACGAGTTCCGGCAGACGGCGGAGCAGGCGGCCGACCGCGCCGAGGAGTCGCTTGCGGCGGCCCGTGCGGAGGCCGGGAAGCTGCGCGAGGCGGCCGAGCGGGCGGACCACCGCGCGCGGGATGCCGAGACGGCCGCCGCCGAGGCCGCGGCGCGGGCGGAGCGCTCCGCCGCCGAGGTGGCCTCGGTGCGCGAGGAGCTCGCCGCGGTGGCGGCGGACCGGGACGCGCTGCGGCGTGCCGTGGCGGATCTCGATCGGGTCCGGAAGGACCTGGCGCGGGCCGGCGACGAGCGGGCTGACGTGGAGCGGCGGCTGGCGGCGGCGCGGGCCGACGCGGACGCCGCGCACCAGCGCGTGGCCCAGCTCACCGGGCAGGTGAGTGACCTCGCCTCGGCGCTGGCCACGCTCGGGTCGAGCCGGCCGGCTGCGGCACCGGCGCAGGCCACATCACCGGAGTTGCGGTCCGCTACCACGTGA
- a CDS encoding DUF4041 domain-containing protein, protein MSVPFDLWGQRGWAGTEVVGESHYSAALRALFDAKLPPGGTELTVTAQLMPEPLNKHDRNAVAVWIGSAQVGYLPRQSAAEYAPVLMGLVARGWTPQVSARVWGSRWGSGEFAGSVRLELAEPHLLVPVNRPPAQPHRLLPTGGAIQVTGEEHHLEVLASWLRPEGECWVHATLHELTEQLARSSRTVVEVRIDGARVGQLTPRMSGEVLAAVRHLDERGLVAAARAIVKGNRIKTEVVLYVARAHELPESWLVAPPAVAPHPRQPATVPPAPVIMPSAPVAVPPASAAVPPAPVVVPSAPVATPPAPVAAPVAVPAPAAETAVLPAPTVPAQVGQRTVPIVPPVAAPAVPAPRTTGSPAVPVIPAAGTPGHGVPETPLIEAQPAAMPRFNPPPNWPAPPPGWSPSPGWTPDPAWGPAPPGWQLWIEEPRPDADIPLFGARGKARELAAEIEKLTAERAELARLGLFEIRDLAEHRDRLLRDVGELHQRLDAVRQQVVVTEEQALLQEAGIYRYQHPLSDAVAYQDALARLQEQIRVMAKPDGGAVLAASGWTVNGSAAQGRTMLRDYAKLMLRAYNAEADNLVRTLKPYKLEAAVERLGKVAATIARLGKTMDIRISEQYHRLRVQELGLTADHQEKLAGEKARERDEKARLREERQLQQEIERERARLDKERQHYANALAAVQANGDDLGAAQLRERLAEIDAAIQDVDYRAANVRAGYVYVISNLGAFGENMVKVGMTRRLDPMDRVRELGDASVPFGFDVHALFFSDDAAGIEAQMHARLADRRVNLVNQRREFFYATPAEAKRHLLELTGSLLQYEETPPALEYRQSRTQARRG, encoded by the coding sequence ATGTCCGTACCGTTCGATCTTTGGGGCCAGCGGGGCTGGGCCGGCACGGAAGTCGTCGGCGAGTCGCACTACTCGGCGGCGCTGCGGGCCCTGTTCGACGCGAAGCTCCCACCCGGCGGCACCGAGCTCACGGTCACCGCCCAGCTGATGCCGGAGCCGCTGAACAAACACGACCGCAACGCCGTCGCGGTGTGGATCGGGTCCGCCCAGGTCGGCTATCTGCCCCGGCAGTCGGCGGCCGAGTACGCGCCTGTCCTGATGGGACTGGTGGCGCGCGGGTGGACTCCGCAGGTGTCGGCGCGCGTCTGGGGATCGCGGTGGGGTTCGGGCGAGTTCGCCGGTTCGGTACGCCTGGAGCTGGCAGAACCGCACCTGCTCGTTCCGGTGAACCGGCCACCGGCCCAGCCGCACCGGCTGCTGCCCACGGGCGGGGCGATCCAGGTGACCGGTGAGGAGCACCACCTGGAGGTGCTGGCGTCCTGGCTGCGCCCGGAGGGCGAGTGCTGGGTGCATGCCACGCTGCACGAGCTCACCGAACAACTGGCTCGTAGCTCGCGCACCGTGGTCGAGGTACGGATCGACGGTGCGCGCGTCGGGCAGCTCACGCCACGGATGAGCGGTGAGGTGCTGGCCGCGGTCCGGCACCTCGACGAGCGAGGGCTGGTCGCCGCTGCGCGAGCGATCGTCAAGGGGAACCGGATCAAGACCGAAGTGGTTCTGTACGTGGCCCGGGCGCATGAGCTGCCGGAGAGCTGGCTCGTCGCGCCACCTGCGGTCGCCCCGCACCCGCGGCAACCCGCGACCGTGCCGCCCGCGCCCGTGATCATGCCGTCCGCGCCTGTCGCCGTGCCGCCCGCATCTGCGGCCGTGCCGCCCGCGCCGGTGGTCGTGCCGTCCGCGCCGGTGGCCACGCCGCCCGCGCCGGTTGCCGCGCCGGTTGCCGTGCCGGCTCCGGCCGCTGAGACCGCGGTACTGCCGGCGCCCACGGTGCCGGCGCAGGTCGGCCAGCGGACCGTGCCGATCGTGCCGCCTGTTGCCGCCCCGGCTGTCCCGGCACCACGCACGACCGGGTCGCCCGCCGTGCCGGTGATCCCGGCCGCGGGGACGCCCGGTCACGGCGTACCGGAAACGCCGTTGATCGAAGCGCAACCAGCGGCGATGCCGCGTTTCAACCCGCCGCCGAACTGGCCTGCCCCGCCGCCCGGATGGAGCCCGTCGCCCGGTTGGACGCCGGACCCCGCCTGGGGACCGGCGCCGCCCGGGTGGCAACTCTGGATCGAGGAGCCGCGACCGGACGCGGACATCCCGCTCTTCGGTGCGCGGGGTAAGGCGCGGGAACTGGCCGCCGAGATCGAGAAGCTGACTGCCGAGCGGGCCGAACTGGCGCGGCTCGGCCTGTTCGAGATCAGGGACCTGGCCGAGCATCGCGACAGACTGCTCCGCGATGTCGGCGAGCTGCACCAGCGCCTGGACGCAGTGCGGCAGCAGGTGGTCGTCACCGAGGAGCAGGCGTTGCTGCAGGAGGCCGGGATCTACCGGTACCAGCACCCGCTCAGCGACGCGGTCGCCTACCAGGATGCCCTCGCCCGGCTCCAGGAACAGATCAGGGTGATGGCCAAACCGGACGGCGGCGCGGTGCTCGCCGCCTCCGGGTGGACGGTCAACGGCTCGGCGGCGCAGGGCCGCACCATGCTGCGCGATTATGCGAAGTTGATGCTGCGCGCCTACAACGCCGAGGCCGACAACCTGGTCCGGACGTTGAAGCCCTACAAGCTGGAGGCGGCAGTCGAACGGCTCGGAAAGGTGGCCGCCACGATCGCCCGGCTCGGCAAGACGATGGACATCCGGATCTCCGAGCAGTATCACCGGCTGAGGGTGCAGGAGCTCGGACTGACCGCTGACCACCAGGAGAAACTCGCCGGGGAGAAGGCGCGGGAGCGGGACGAGAAAGCGCGGCTGCGCGAGGAACGGCAGCTTCAGCAGGAGATCGAGCGCGAGCGTGCCCGGCTGGACAAAGAACGGCAGCACTATGCGAACGCCTTGGCGGCGGTGCAGGCCAACGGTGATGACCTGGGGGCGGCGCAGCTGCGGGAACGGCTCGCCGAGATCGATGCCGCGATCCAGGACGTCGACTACCGGGCCGCGAACGTCCGGGCCGGCTACGTGTACGTCATCTCCAACCTCGGCGCCTTCGGCGAGAACATGGTCAAGGTCGGTATGACCCGGCGCCTCGACCCGATGGACCGCGTCCGGGAACTCGGTGACGCCTCGGTGCCGTTCGGTTTTGACGTGCACGCGCTGTTCTTCTCCGACGACGCGGCCGGCATCGAGGCGCAGATGCACGCCCGGCTCGCTGATCGCCGGGTCAACCTGGTCAATCAGCGGCGGGAGTTCTTCTATGCGACCCCGGCCGAGGCGAAACGACACTTGCTGGAGCTGACCGGCAGCCTGCTTCAGTACGAGGAGACCCCACCCGCTCTGGAGTACCGCCAGAGCCGCACCCAGGCGCGTCGCGGATGA
- a CDS encoding polyprenol monophosphomannose synthase, with amino-acid sequence MSEAEGYPGVGRVLVIIPTYNEADNVRLITGRVRKAVPEVDILVADDNSPDGTGDIADELALADDHIFVLHRAGKEGLGAAYKAGFAWAKDKGYDAVVEMDADGSHAPEELSQLLDALAGADAVLGTRYIPGGSVHNWPMHRLLLSRGGNIYIRMALGMPFKDATGGYRAYRMTVLDAIDVPSVASTGYSFQVELAWRAFRGGFRVVEVPITFTEREHGVSKMSGNIFKEQLLRVTLWGAQARKESLLNVLGRKPKQEQQTWP; translated from the coding sequence GTGAGCGAGGCCGAAGGCTACCCGGGAGTGGGACGGGTCCTCGTGATCATTCCCACGTACAACGAGGCGGACAACGTCCGCCTGATCACCGGGCGGGTCCGCAAGGCGGTGCCGGAGGTCGACATCCTCGTCGCCGACGACAACTCGCCGGACGGCACCGGTGACATCGCCGACGAGCTGGCGCTCGCCGACGACCACATCTTCGTGCTGCACCGGGCCGGCAAGGAGGGGCTCGGCGCGGCGTACAAAGCCGGTTTCGCCTGGGCCAAGGACAAGGGATACGACGCCGTCGTCGAGATGGACGCGGACGGCTCGCACGCCCCCGAGGAGCTGTCGCAGCTGCTCGACGCGCTGGCCGGCGCGGACGCGGTGCTCGGCACCCGGTACATCCCCGGCGGCAGCGTGCACAACTGGCCGATGCACCGGCTGCTGCTCTCGCGCGGGGGCAACATCTACATCCGGATGGCCCTGGGCATGCCGTTCAAGGACGCCACCGGTGGCTACCGGGCATACCGGATGACCGTGCTGGACGCCATCGACGTGCCGAGCGTCGCCTCGACCGGATACTCGTTCCAGGTCGAGCTGGCCTGGCGGGCGTTCCGCGGCGGGTTCCGGGTCGTCGAGGTGCCGATCACGTTCACCGAGCGCGAACACGGCGTCAGCAAGATGAGCGGCAACATCTTCAAGGAACAGCTGCTCAGGGTCACCCTGTGGGGCGCGCAGGCCCGCAAGGAGAGCCTGCTGAACGTGCTCGGCCGCAAGCCCAAGCAGGAGCAGCAGACCTGGCCGTGA
- a CDS encoding phosphotransferase: protein MADQRVVRVQLAWAADGRGTGWAAVLRYREHDRDLHDAGPAAATPEQLITIAAVAALEALTRGCVVRVHAGDVRPDLSGMPLIARHQITWTPEPSPDAERAAALARRNLPGTGERCLHDLLRGQCFECRPRTDGYPARVATTDGGSVFHVNSECPALLDGWRKVTRRGGTPGRSRLAAGRRRARGRTGRLLRLHRTRVTVSVPDPEVCARWRLVAGPLLSARSTYTWAATRDGRPYILQRLDPAGQPDWGYPLRVAAALRERGWPTPEPAEEPWITPDGVWLLTHRLPGRPLVAGGADSPGQQRRRGRLLAEVHAALATAGITEQRGGFREPVEVLADPELERVLRAYEKLHPDDGALLLAGREATLAWFAANPADAAPRGVLHGDFAPWNLLFEDGRLTGVLDFEASHRSLLVADFALSWRGYQDAVISGYHEVRPLSELERRLIVPTYHAWLFLGLAGADPTTVDLSWNAAHLRRRSAR, encoded by the coding sequence ATGGCGGATCAGCGCGTGGTGCGGGTTCAGCTCGCCTGGGCAGCGGATGGACGGGGCACCGGCTGGGCGGCGGTGCTCCGTTATCGGGAGCATGACCGTGACTTGCATGATGCCGGCCCGGCCGCGGCCACACCGGAGCAGTTGATCACCATCGCCGCGGTGGCAGCGCTGGAGGCGTTGACCCGCGGGTGCGTCGTGCGGGTGCACGCCGGAGACGTGCGGCCGGACCTGTCCGGGATGCCGCTGATCGCGCGGCATCAGATCACCTGGACCCCGGAGCCGTCGCCGGACGCGGAGCGCGCGGCGGCTCTCGCCCGGCGGAACCTGCCCGGCACCGGGGAACGCTGCCTGCACGACCTGCTTCGCGGGCAGTGTTTCGAGTGCCGGCCCCGCACTGACGGCTACCCGGCTCGGGTCGCGACCACCGACGGCGGGTCGGTCTTCCACGTGAACAGTGAGTGCCCGGCCCTGCTGGACGGCTGGCGCAAGGTCACCCGGCGGGGCGGCACCCCCGGACGATCTCGTCTGGCGGCCGGTCGCCGACGTGCTCGCGGAAGGACGGGGCGCCTGCTACGCCTGCACCGGACGCGGGTCACGGTGAGCGTGCCGGATCCGGAGGTCTGTGCGCGGTGGCGGCTGGTCGCCGGCCCGCTGCTGAGCGCCCGGTCGACGTACACCTGGGCGGCGACCCGCGACGGCCGTCCGTACATCCTGCAACGGCTCGATCCGGCCGGCCAGCCGGACTGGGGATACCCGCTGCGGGTCGCGGCGGCGCTCCGGGAGCGGGGCTGGCCCACCCCGGAGCCGGCCGAGGAGCCCTGGATCACGCCGGACGGCGTCTGGCTGCTGACTCACCGGCTGCCCGGACGGCCGCTGGTCGCCGGTGGCGCCGACAGCCCCGGTCAGCAGCGACGGCGCGGGCGGCTGCTGGCCGAGGTGCATGCCGCGCTCGCGACGGCCGGGATCACCGAGCAGCGGGGCGGGTTCCGGGAGCCCGTCGAGGTCCTTGCCGACCCGGAGCTGGAGCGCGTGCTGCGGGCGTACGAAAAGCTGCACCCGGACGACGGCGCCCTGCTGCTGGCCGGCCGTGAGGCGACCCTGGCGTGGTTCGCGGCGAACCCGGCCGATGCCGCACCGCGGGGCGTGCTGCACGGCGACTTCGCACCGTGGAACCTGCTCTTCGAGGACGGCAGGCTGACCGGCGTGCTGGACTTCGAGGCGAGCCACCGCAGCCTGCTGGTGGCCGATTTCGCCCTGTCCTGGCGTGGCTACCAGGATGCCGTGATCAGCGGATACCACGAGGTGCGGCCACTGTCCGAGCTGGAGCGGCGGCTGATCGTGCCCACCTATCACGCCTGGCTCTTCCTCGGCCTGGCCGGCGCCGACCCCACCACCGTCGACCTCAGCTGGAACGCCGCCCACCTGCGGCGGCGTTCAGCTCGGTGA
- the lnt gene encoding apolipoprotein N-acyltransferase codes for MTMPPPDLAQPDPGTPRPAGPTPLRLPVAAALAVAAGLALLLALPPYDLWWLAPAGVALLAAAVHRRRLRAGFGLGLLTGIVLFYPLLEWTRIAAGWLPWALLSTAEAVVLGLAGLAAAWLSPLIDRWRALWPLLTGLLWVADEAVRDRAPFGGFPWGRLAFSQGDAPALRLAAWGGAPLVTFAVAAAGGALVALAWRRWDRSALLPAAGFAVTAGVLIGAPAAVPLSAPSGPAYTVAIVQGNVPRLGLDFNAQRRAVLDNHVTATRQLAADVAAGKQPKPDLVVWPENSSDIDPLRNADAAQEISDAARTIGVPILVGTVLRTDKPGDIKNAGLLWMPVTGPDLAQTYVKQHPVPFAEYMPLRSVARLVSDKVDLVRNMLAGDHAGVIDTGPLTLGDVICFEVAYDGIVRDTVRQGAQILAVQTNNATFDEGEARQQLAMVRLRAVEHGRDSLMVSTVGISAFVDTAGGVHGATAFNTAKVVTHRMAVSGSRTLATRSGIWPETIAVGLAVIALAGALPLRRRRKTDRTDDEDSTEER; via the coding sequence ATGACGATGCCGCCGCCCGACCTCGCGCAGCCGGATCCCGGCACCCCGCGCCCGGCCGGGCCGACACCGCTGCGGCTGCCGGTGGCGGCCGCCCTCGCGGTGGCCGCCGGTCTGGCACTGCTGCTGGCCCTGCCGCCCTACGACCTGTGGTGGCTCGCCCCGGCCGGCGTGGCGCTGCTGGCGGCGGCCGTGCACCGGCGGCGGCTGCGGGCCGGTTTCGGGCTCGGCCTGCTCACCGGCATCGTGCTGTTCTACCCCCTGCTGGAGTGGACCCGGATCGCGGCCGGCTGGCTGCCCTGGGCGCTGCTGTCCACCGCCGAGGCGGTGGTGCTCGGCCTGGCCGGTCTGGCCGCCGCCTGGCTGTCCCCGCTGATCGACCGGTGGCGGGCGCTGTGGCCGCTGCTGACCGGCCTGCTCTGGGTGGCCGACGAGGCGGTGCGCGACCGGGCGCCGTTCGGCGGGTTCCCGTGGGGCCGGCTGGCCTTCAGCCAGGGTGACGCGCCCGCGCTGCGGCTCGCCGCCTGGGGTGGCGCGCCCCTGGTCACCTTCGCGGTCGCGGCTGCCGGTGGCGCCCTGGTGGCGCTCGCCTGGCGCCGGTGGGACCGGAGCGCGCTGCTGCCGGCCGCCGGGTTCGCCGTCACGGCCGGGGTGCTGATCGGCGCGCCGGCCGCGGTGCCGTTGTCGGCGCCGTCCGGCCCGGCATACACCGTCGCCATCGTCCAGGGCAACGTGCCGCGGCTCGGCCTGGACTTCAACGCGCAGCGCCGGGCGGTGCTGGACAACCACGTGACCGCCACCCGGCAGCTGGCCGCCGACGTGGCCGCCGGCAAGCAGCCGAAACCCGATCTGGTGGTGTGGCCGGAGAACTCCAGCGACATCGACCCGCTGCGCAACGCCGACGCCGCCCAGGAGATCTCCGACGCGGCCCGCACCATCGGGGTGCCGATCCTGGTCGGCACGGTGCTGCGCACCGACAAGCCGGGCGACATCAAGAACGCCGGGCTGCTCTGGATGCCGGTCACCGGCCCGGACCTGGCGCAGACCTACGTCAAGCAGCACCCGGTCCCGTTCGCCGAGTACATGCCGCTGCGCTCGGTCGCCCGGCTGGTCAGCGACAAGGTGGACCTGGTCAGGAACATGCTGGCCGGGGACCACGCCGGGGTGATCGACACCGGCCCGCTCACCCTGGGCGACGTGATCTGCTTCGAGGTGGCGTACGACGGGATCGTCCGCGACACCGTGCGGCAGGGCGCCCAGATCCTGGCGGTGCAGACCAACAACGCCACCTTCGACGAGGGGGAGGCCCGCCAGCAGCTGGCCATGGTCCGGCTGCGCGCGGTCGAGCACGGCCGCGACTCGCTGATGGTCTCCACCGTCGGCATATCGGCCTTCGTCGATACGGCGGGTGGGGTGCATGGTGCCACGGCGTTCAACACCGCGAAAGTGGTAACCCATAGGATGGCCGTGAGCGGTTCGCGTACGCTGGCGACCCGTTCGGGCATCTGGCCCGAAACCATCGCGGTCGGGTTGGCCGTGATCGCACTGGCCGGCGCGCTTCCGCTGCGTCGCCGGCGCAAGACCGACCGCACTGACGACGAAGACAGCACGGAGGAACGGTGA
- a CDS encoding antibiotic biosynthesis monooxygenase family protein: MIARIWRGWAPATTADDYQRHYAAEVAGHLRRVPGFRGARLLRVWEGDEVRFTSVVFFDGMDDVRAFAGERYERAVVEEAARRVLSRWDETVVHEEVAITVVPG; the protein is encoded by the coding sequence ATGATCGCGCGGATCTGGCGGGGGTGGGCGCCGGCCACGACAGCCGATGATTACCAGCGGCACTACGCGGCGGAGGTGGCCGGGCATCTGCGGCGGGTGCCGGGGTTTCGCGGGGCTCGGCTGTTGCGGGTGTGGGAGGGGGACGAGGTCCGGTTCACGTCGGTCGTGTTCTTCGACGGGATGGACGACGTGCGGGCGTTCGCGGGGGAGCGGTACGAGCGCGCGGTCGTCGAGGAGGCGGCGCGGCGGGTGCTGAGCCGCTGGGACGAGACCGTGGTGCACGAGGAGGTGGCGATCACGGTCGTGCCCGGTTGA
- a CDS encoding MFS transporter → MSVAERGATYREVFAEPRFRVLFLARTAAIAAESLRIFALSVFVFERTGSALWSALAFAAGFLPQLAGGLLLGALTDRVRPRPLIVAGYLSGGAAALLIALADVPVAVQLAVIGLVACGTPVFMGATSRLVADVLTGDAYVLGRAVFNAASSGAQLLGLAFGGVAVATAGPRQALLVAAGGHVLAALIVRVGLPDLESSPGERGSAVRASLHGARALLGDPLIRRLLLVQWLPSACVAGAEALLVAYATARDFPAGAAGALMAALPIGMLLGDLVVGRWVRPARRERLAAPLVLLAGGPLAVLAAGLPLGATLTVLIISGTGHAFQLGLQRPLLEATPEPRRGQMFALLSTGLMTLQGVSPVLLGTVAQFTTPALAIGVAGAATTLCAVLVPGPVNRARP, encoded by the coding sequence ATGAGTGTTGCCGAGCGCGGAGCGACCTACCGCGAGGTCTTCGCCGAACCGCGGTTCCGGGTGCTGTTCCTGGCCCGCACCGCGGCGATCGCGGCCGAATCGCTGCGGATCTTCGCGCTGTCGGTGTTCGTCTTCGAGCGCACCGGGTCGGCGCTGTGGAGCGCGCTGGCGTTCGCGGCCGGGTTCCTGCCGCAGCTGGCCGGTGGACTGCTGCTCGGCGCGCTGACCGACCGGGTCCGGCCACGGCCGCTGATCGTCGCCGGCTATCTGTCCGGCGGGGCGGCGGCGCTGCTGATCGCGCTGGCCGACGTGCCGGTCGCGGTGCAGCTGGCGGTGATCGGGCTGGTCGCCTGCGGGACGCCGGTGTTCATGGGCGCGACCAGCCGGCTGGTCGCCGACGTGCTGACCGGGGACGCCTACGTGCTCGGACGCGCGGTGTTCAACGCCGCGTCCTCCGGGGCGCAGCTGCTCGGCCTGGCGTTCGGCGGCGTCGCGGTCGCCACGGCCGGGCCGCGGCAGGCGCTGCTCGTCGCGGCCGGTGGGCACGTGCTGGCGGCGCTGATCGTACGCGTCGGCCTTCCCGACCTGGAGAGCTCGCCCGGGGAGCGCGGCTCGGCGGTGCGGGCCAGCCTGCACGGCGCCCGCGCCCTGCTCGGCGACCCGCTGATCCGCCGCCTGCTGCTGGTCCAGTGGCTGCCGTCGGCGTGCGTGGCGGGCGCCGAGGCGCTGCTGGTCGCCTACGCCACCGCGCGCGACTTCCCGGCCGGGGCGGCGGGGGCACTGATGGCCGCGCTGCCGATCGGGATGCTGCTCGGCGACCTGGTCGTCGGCCGATGGGTGCGCCCGGCCCGCCGCGAGCGCCTCGCCGCGCCACTGGTGCTGCTGGCCGGTGGGCCGCTCGCGGTGCTGGCCGCGGGGCTTCCGCTGGGCGCGACCCTCACGGTTTTGATCATTTCCGGTACGGGACACGCCTTCCAGCTGGGCCTGCAACGCCCGCTGCTGGAGGCGACCCCGGAGCCCCGCCGCGGCCAGATGTTCGCCCTGCTCTCCACGGGCCTGATGACGTTGCAGGGCGTCTCGCCGGTGCTCCTCGGCACCGTGGCCCAGTTCACCACCCCGGCCCTGGCCATCGGCGTGGCCGGCGCCGCCACCACGCTCTGCGCCGTGCTGGTCCCCGGCCCCGTCAACCGGGCACGACCGTGA
- a CDS encoding RNA polymerase-binding protein RbpA: MGERMLRGSRLGAVSYESDRNTELAPRQTREYLCVKGHQFEVPFAVDAEVPTTWECKFDGSVARLVDGSEPEQKKAKPPRTHWDMLLERRSIAELEDILNERLQEVRTRRGR; encoded by the coding sequence ATGGGCGAACGCATGCTGCGCGGCAGCCGTCTTGGCGCAGTCAGCTACGAGTCCGACCGTAACACCGAGCTGGCGCCCCGACAGACCCGTGAGTACCTGTGCGTCAAGGGTCACCAGTTCGAGGTTCCGTTCGCCGTCGACGCCGAGGTGCCCACCACCTGGGAGTGCAAGTTCGACGGCAGCGTGGCCCGGCTGGTCGACGGCAGCGAGCCGGAGCAGAAGAAGGCGAAGCCGCCGCGCACCCACTGGGACATGCTGCTGGAGCGGCGTTCGATCGCCGAGCTGGAGGACATCCTCAACGAGCGGCTGCAGGAGGTGCGGACCCGCCGGGGCCGCTGA
- a CDS encoding FxsA family protein, translating to MRRNRLAYLPFAFPLLALAEVAAFLAVAHLIGGGWAFLLLAAVTLSGFALLRREGIRGWRSFQQAAASGRPPGPEVAHSLVGLGGALLLALPGFVTGVVGLVLLVPPGRILGRRAVERFAERRLGGAAAGDLFGPRRVRVRVDDPTVVDSSVIDDVPPAPRQPAAAIEGEIVR from the coding sequence ATGCGCCGTAACCGGCTGGCCTATCTCCCCTTCGCCTTCCCGCTGCTCGCGCTCGCCGAGGTCGCGGCGTTCCTCGCGGTGGCCCACCTGATCGGCGGCGGCTGGGCGTTCCTGCTGCTGGCCGCGGTCACCCTGAGCGGGTTCGCGCTGCTGCGCCGCGAGGGCATCCGCGGCTGGCGGTCCTTCCAGCAGGCCGCGGCCTCCGGCCGCCCACCCGGCCCCGAGGTGGCCCATTCGCTGGTCGGCCTCGGCGGCGCGCTGCTGCTGGCGCTGCCCGGCTTCGTGACCGGGGTGGTGGGTCTGGTGCTGCTGGTGCCGCCGGGCCGGATCCTGGGCCGCCGCGCGGTGGAGCGGTTCGCCGAGCGGCGCCTCGGTGGCGCGGCCGCCGGCGACCTGTTCGGCCCGCGCAGGGTCCGCGTCCGGGTCGACGACCCGACGGTGGTCGACTCCTCCGTCATCGACGACGTCCCGCCGGCGCCGCGCCAGCCGGCCGCCGCCATCGAGGGCGAAATCGTCCGCTGA